One window of Hoplias malabaricus isolate fHopMal1 chromosome 16, fHopMal1.hap1, whole genome shotgun sequence genomic DNA carries:
- the abca7 gene encoding phospholipid-transporting ATPase ABCA1 → MAIGTQLYLLLWKNFNYRRRNKIQLISELLWPLFLFFILISVRKSHPPYKQSQCHFPNKALPSAGTLTWVQGIICNINNPCFHHPTSGEEPGQVGNFDDSILSRLLVEARAVLTNTGNQTVLSALDDLLLAVQRLGENQDAWPNFPVREYLRANETFSSFLRTNCSVPSNSVNQLMRARLNLQVVMLGSSLRLSDIVCNATLLGHYLTMEGNTTLTTQLQQDLCEVPSDLLQKAERIFISQMDLSKIFTRERLRSSAGDLQVLNQAASSVAQEVVSIVDKISALPSFSELSRELGQLSQENRSALPQESFRAFNRAMCGHSEKDGEVIPSFNWYEQQDLKTSLGIHPSEQAHLENDNTTSPFCKSIIQNLESNPVSRIVWRGIKPLFIGKLLYTPDTPATRLIMKEVNRTFQALDILDELYGAWEEVGPRIKNFMESSLEIRVLKDLLRRPEVAVVVNLQLENTSWTASRIAQFLSTRDPDIPRRKGAPPTWADLYQDWNNTLSTLSELSKCFSLNKLEGAATEGEMVERALDLLEDRRFWAGIVFLLPDPSSPNLPSHVKYKIRMDIDDVIRTNKIKDKFWDPGPAADPVSDMQYIWGGFVYVQDLVERAITSVLSGKHPTTGIYVQQMPYPCFVDDIFLRVLNRSLPLFLTLAWTYTVAMIIKCVVYEKEARLKETMRIMGLSSGTLWLSWFISSYLQFIISSVLLVSVLKMGDILPYSDPVVVVFFFAAFATATIMLCFLISTFFSRANLAAACGDLAYFSLYLPYVLCLSWREYLTSTHRILVSFLSPVAFGFGCEYLSQYEEQGLGIQWSNMLSSPVEGDKYNLAISIVMLYVDAFIYGVATWYIETVFPGRYGIPRPWYFVFQLNYWGGIPLEAGLPIPPTPQDEPENRIEAEPSDLILGVAIHDLVKIYKKGAKLAVNHLNLKFYEGQITSFLGHNGAGKTTTLSILTGLFPPTAGSVYIKGMDIRTHMDEIRKLLGVCPQHNVLFDVLTVEEHVWFYGHMKGMSSAEVKEEVASLLEDVGLTHKRHEQTKNLSGGMQRKLSVAIAFIGGSKVVVLDEPTAGVDPYSRRGIWDLLLKYRKDRTIILSTHYMDEADLLGDRIAIISQGKLCCCGSSLFLKAHLGTGYYLTAVKKEHQSRMPSSISRAKVSSPAHTNDGDSTRSDDTGLGSELNSSDVNGLVTLAQQYIPAARLVEDVGREVVINFPHAASEDGSLALFLTELDKHQAEFGIASYGLSDTTLEEIFLKVAEETEVDNEPDELVTHSEVSSGQQGEPLEDRDAGWKQHRRTEAQETEPLSGDGRGSVSLTGWGLTWQQLRALFTKRLLYALRSRRGFLAQIVLPAVFVLISLLFSLIVPPFGKYPALELQPWMYGEQFTFFSNDAPQDPAMQELLQALLDPPGFGTKCMDSEMNSQCEVNETGSVFVRPSIPYTMWEILHNQKWTQENPSPECECSTEEVRRMLPECPLGAGGLPPPQIKRLTGDILQNLTGRNISDYLVKTYPEILKKSLKTKKWVNEFRYGGFSLGGKSSQTSISTYQLEEAIMAIRTQYRIKENGSLDRFLDRLPGLLSGLSSQNNVKVWFNNKGWHAMVSFVNIMNNGLLRASLPPGPDRQKYGITAYNHPLNLTKEQLTEMALMSTTVDVLLSICVIFAMSSVPASFVLFLIEERVSKAKHLQFVSGVKPILYWTANFAWDMLNYTVPATMVVFIFLGFQQQAYVSEKNLPALVLLLLLYGWSITPLMYPASFVFSVPSTAYVTLTSINLFIGVNGSIATFVLELFNDNHLNEVNRILKKIFLIFPHFCLGRGLIDMAKNQAMADVFQRLGTKQALEPLAWDFVGKNLFAMAVEGVVFFIFTILLQYNFFVRFRLPWFEPVLSPLGPEDEDVAQERERIKNGRSQDDILTLIDLSKVYKAGKKPAVNQLCLGIPRGECFGLLGVNGAGKTSTFLMLTGDTKVTYGEAFLCNHSVLTEMDKVHQLMGYCPQFDALSDLLTGREHLEFYARLRGVPESYVAQVAQWGVKKLGLTQYSDQEAGNYSGGNKRKLSTAIALIGAPPVIFLDEPTTGMDPKAKRFLWNCILSVIKEGRAVILTSHSMEECEALCTRMAIMVNGRFQCLGSVQHLKNRFGDGYTIILRLLTPSVEPCPVDAYIKNSFPGIELKERHHSVLQYQLPSHACSIAHVFDVLSNNYKELGIADYSISQTTLDQVFVNFAKEQTDDDGHLRDVTVNGELVAPQTRRPQSRRSIQPYPIQSTPSPSASPQPSRSPSPAPASHLPVSSKSTQPRAGSSKKESKHSGQSRAKQSQQIQMQPVLESSVSEQKLTESSRKKDPTKLFLVKPKTQDTKM, encoded by the exons ATGGCCATAGGAACTCAACTCTACCTCCTTCTGTGGAAGAACTTCAACTACCGCAGGAGGAACAAG ATCCAGTTGATCAGTGAGCTGCTTTGGccacttttccttttctttattcTCATCTCTGTACGTAAATCTCACCCTCCTTACAAACAGAGCCAGT GTCACTTTCCCAACAAGGCTCTCCCCTCTGCTGGCACTTTGACATGGGTTCAGGGCATTATCTGCAACATCAACAACCCATGTTTCCACCACCCAACTTCAGGAGAGGAACCAGGCCAAGTGGGGAATTTTGATGACTCTAT ACTTTCTCGGCTTTTAGTGGAAGCCAGGGCTGTCCTCACAAACACTGGAAATCAAACAGTCCTCTCAGCTTTGGATGACCTCTTGCTTGCTGTTCAGAGACTGGGAGAGAACCAGGATGCTTGGCCAA ATTTCCCAGTGAGGGAATACCTCAGAGCCAATGAGACATTTTCTTCCTTTTTGAGGACTAACTGCAGTGTACCTTCTAACTCTGTGAACCAGTTAATGAGAGCGCGACTCAACCTCCAG GTTGTAATGTTAGGCTCTAGCTTACGTCTGTCTGACATCGTCTGTAATGCCACTCTCCTGGGCCATTACCTGACCATGGAAGGAAACACTACTCTCACTACTCAGCTTCAGCAAGACTTGTGTGAAGTCCCCTCTGATTTGCTGCAGAAAGCTGAAAGGATTTTCATCTCACAGATGGACCTCAGCAAGATTTTCACA AGGGAGAGACTCCGTTCCAGTGCTGGTGACCTGCAGGTTCTCAACCAGGCTGCCTCCTCTGTGGCCCAAGAGGTGGTTTCCATTGTGGATAAA ATATCTGCTCTGCCCAGTTTCTCTGAGCTGAGCAGAGAACTCGGACAACTTTCTCAGGAAAACCGCTCAGCATTGCCCCAGGAGAGCTTCCGTGCCTTTAATAGGGCTATGTGTGGTCACTCTGAGAAGGATGGGGAGGTAATTCCTTCATTTAACTGGTATGAACAACAAGATTTGAAGACTTCCCTTGGCATACACCCATCTGAGCAAGCCCATTTGGAAAATGACAACACTACCA GTCCATTCTGTAAAAGCATAATTCAAAACCTTGAATCAAATCCTGTCTCTCGCATTGTGTGGAGAGGAATTAAGCCACTTTTCATTGGAAAACTGCTTTACACTCCAGATACACCTGCTACGCGCTTGATTATGAAAGAG GTGAACAGGACATTCCAGGCTTTGGACATTCTTGATGAGCTGtatggagcatgggaggaggtGGGACCCAGAATCAAGAACTTCATGGAGAGCAGCTTGGAGATACGTGTGCTAAAG GATTTGCTGAGGCGGCCTGAGGTGGCTGTGGTCGTAAACCTGCAGCTGGAGAACACTTCTTGGACAGCTTCTCGCATTGCCCAGTTCCTCTCCACACGTGATCCTGACATTCCTAGGAGAAAGGGAGCACCTCCCACATGGGCAGACCTGTATCAGGATTGGAATAACACCCTTAGCACTTTGTCAGAACTATCAAAG TGCTTTTCCCTGAATAAGCTGGAAGGAGCAGCTACAGAAGGGGAGATGGTTGAGCGGGCTCTGGATTTGCTGGAGGATCGCCGTTTTTGGGCTGGAATAGTCTTCCTCCTTCCAGACCCTTCATCCCCAAACCTCCCTTCTCATGTCAAATATAAGATCCGCATGGATATCGATGATGTTATACGcaccaataaaataaaagacaa ATTCTGGGACCCAGGTCCAGCAGCTGACCCCGTAAGTGACATGCAATACATATGGGGTGGATTTGTCTATGTGCAGGATTTAGTGGAGAGAGCAATAACCAGTGTGCTCAGTGGCAAACATCCAACTACTGGTATATATGTACAGCAGATGCCCTACCCGTGCTTTGTTGATGATAT TTTCTTGCGTGTGCTGAACCGgtcactccctctctttttgACACTGGCATGGACTTACACAGTTGCCATGATCATCAAGTGTGTTGTGTATGAGAAAGAGGCCCGTCTGAAGGAGACCATGAGGATCATGGGATTGAGTTCAGGCACACTCTGGCTTAGTTGGTTCATCAGTAGCTATCTGCAGTTCATCATTAGCTCAGTTCTTCTTGTTAGTGTGCTGAAG atGGGAGACATTTTGCCCTACAGTGACCCTGTGGTGGTCGTCTTCTTTTTCGCTGCCTTTGCAACAGCTACCATCATGCTGTGTTTCCTCATCAGTACGTTCTTCTCCCGCGCAAACCTGGCAGCAGCCTGTGGAGACCTTGCATacttctctctgtatctgcccTATGTGCTGTGTTTGTCTTGGAGAGAATACCTCACTAGTACGCACAGGATCCTAGTA AGCTTTCTGTCTCCAGTAGCCTTTGGGTTTGGCTGTGAGTACTTGTCTCAATATGAAGAACAAGGACTCGGCATTCAGTGGTCAAACATGCTGTCCAGCCCTGTTGAAGGAGACAAGTACAACTTAGCTATATCAATAGTTATGCTGTATGTGGATGCCTTTATCTATGGAGTGGCCACTTGGTACATCGAAActgtgtttccag gccgGTATGGAATTCCTAGGCCCTGGTATTTTGTCTTCCAGCTGAATTACTGGGGAGGGATACCACTGGAGGCTGGTTTGCCAATTCCTCCTACACCACAGGATGAACCAGAGA ATCGAATTGAAGCAGAGCCTTCAGATCTCATCCTTGGTGTAGCCATCCATGACTTGGTCAAAATTTATAAAAAGGGAGCCAAGCTTGCTGTGAATCACCTAAACCTCAAGTTTTATGAGGGCCAGATCACGTCATTCCTGGGTCACAATGGTGCTGGGAAGACAACCACACT ATCCATTCTGACAGGACTGTTCCCCCCAACTGCTGGATCTGTGTATATTAAAGGCATGGATATCCGGACGCACATGGATGAAATTCGTAAATTGCTGGGGGTTTGCCCACAGCACAATGTACTTTTTGATGT GCTGACCGTGGAGGAGCATGTTTGGTTCTATGGCCATATGAAAGGCATGAGTAGTGCTGAAGTAAAGGAGGAAGTGGCTTCACTGTTGGAAGACGTGGGACTAACACACAAGCGTCATGAACAGACCAAGAACCTCTCAG GTGGCATGCAGAGGAAATTGTCTGTGGCTATAGCCTTTATTGGAGGGTCAAAAGTTGTGGTCCTTGATGAACCGACTGCTGGCGTTGACCCTTACTCCCGACGTGGGATCTGGGACCTGCTGCTTAAATACCGCAAAG ACCGTACAATCATTCTGTCTACTCACTATATGGACGAGGCTGACCTCCTGGGTGACCGCATTGCCATTATATCTCAGGGGAAGTTGTGTTGCTGTGGCTCTTCACTCTTCCTGAAGGCACACTTGGGCACAGGCTATTACCTCACCGCAGTAAAGAAGGAGCACCAGAGCCGGATGCCAAGCAGCATCAGCAGAGCAAAAGTCTCATCCCCTGCTCATACCAAC GACGGAGATTCTACCAGAAGTGATGACACTGGACTTGGAAGTGAGCTCAATAGTTCAG ATGTAAATGGCCTTGTGACTCTGGCTCAACAGTACATCCCTGCAGCTCGGTTGGTGGAGGACGTTGGCAGGGAGGTGGTCATTAACTTCCCACACGCTGCCTCTGAAGACGGTTCTCTGGCCCTCTTCCTGACCGAGCTGGACAAACATCAGGCTGAATTTGGCATTGCCAGTTACGGCCTGTCTGACACAACACTTGAGGAG ATCTTTCTGAAGGTTGCAGAGGAGACAGAAGTAGATAATGAGCCAGATGAGCTAGTGACGCATTCTGAAGTGTCCTCAGGCCAGCAGGGGGAGCCACTTGAAGATAGGGATGCAG GATGGAAACAGCACCGTAGGACAG AGGCACAGGAGACAGAGCCACTGAGTGGAGACGGCCGGGGCAGTGTGTCCCTCACTGGCTGGGGCCTGACCTGGCAGCAGCTCAGGGCACTATTCACTAAGAGATTGCTGTATGCGCTCCGCAGCCGCAGAGGATTCTTAGCTCAG ATTGTGCTGCCTGCAGTGTTTGTCCTGATCTCTCTGCTCTTCAGCCTCATTGTCCCACCCTTTGGAAAGTATCCTGCTCTAGAGCTACAACCATGGATGTATGGTGAACAGTTCACCTTTTTCAG CAATGATGCCCCACAGGACCCTGCCATGCAAGAACTTCTACAAGCTCTTCTAGATCCTCCTGGATTTGGGACAAAATGCATGGATTCAGAAAT GAATTCTCAGTGTGAGGTAAATGAGACTGGGAGTGTGTTCGTCCGTCCAAGCATCCCCTACACAATGTGGGAGATACTTCACAACCAGAAATGGACACAAGAGAACCCATCTCCTGAATGTGAGTGCAGCACTGAGGAGGTTCGCAGAATGCTGCCTGAATGCCCTTTGGGAGCAGGAGGACTTCCCCCTCCACAG ATAAAGAGGTTGACAGGCGACATACTGCAAAACCTTACTGGACGTAATATATCTGACTACCTCGTGAAGACGTATCCAGAGATTCTTAAAAAGAG CTTGAAGACAAAAAAGTGGGTCAATGAGTTCag GTATGGAGGTTTCTCCCTTGGTGGTAAAAGTTCTCAAACTAGTATAAGCACTTATCAGCTGGAGGAGGCTATAATGGCTATCAGAACTCAATACAGGATAAAAGAG AATGGCTCATTGGATCGATTTCTGGACAGATTACCAGGCCTTCTCTCTGGTCTCAGCAGTCAGAATAATGTTAAG GTGTGGTTTAATAACAAAGGTTGGCATGCAATGGTCTCCTTTGTCAACATTATGAACAACGGACTGCTGCGGGCCAGCCTCCCTCCTGgtccagacagacagaaatatgGTATAACAGCCTACAACCACCCACTGAATCTCACCAAGGAACAGCTCACTGAGATGGCTTT AATGTCAACCACAGTGGATGTTTTGTTGTCCATATGCGTGATTTTTGCTATGTCCAGTGTGCCTGCAAGCTTTGTACTCTTTCTGATAGAGGAGAGGGTCAGCAAGGCTAAACATCTCCAGTTTGTTAGTGGGGTCAAACCAATTTTGTACTGGACAGCAAACTTTGCTTGGGACATG CTGAACTACACCGTGCCAGCCACCATGGTGGTTTTTATATTCCTAGGCTTTCAGCAGCAGGCCTACGTATCAGAAAAAAATCTTCCTGCACTTGTGCTCTTGCTCCTGCTTTATGG CTGGTCCATCACTCCCCTTATGTATCCTGCCTCATTTGTGTTCTCCGTGCCCAGCACAGCCTATGTGACCCTTACCTCCATCAACCTCTTCATTGGCGTCAATGGCAGCATAGCCACCTTCGTCCTGGAGCTCTTCAATGACAAT CATTTAAATGAGGTCAACAGGATCCTAAAGAAGATCTTTCTTATCTTTCCTCATTTCTGTCTTGGTCGGGGTCTAATTGACATGGCTAAGAACCAGGCAATGGCAGATGTTTTCCAGAGGCTTG GAACCAAGCAGGCCCTGGAACCACTGGCTTGGGATTTTGTGGGGAAGAATTTGTTTGCAATGGCTGTGGAAGGAgtagttttctttatttttactatACTGTTACAGTATAATTTTTTTGTACGTTTCAG ACTGCCATGGTTTGAACCTGTCCTTTCGCCTTTGGGTCCAGAGGATGAGGATGTAGCACAAGAGAGAGAACGAATAAAGAATGGAAGATCACAGGATGACATTCTGACTCTAATTGACTTGAGCAAG GTTTATAAAGCAGGCAAAAAGCCTGCAGTGAACCAGCTTTGTCTTGGAATTCCACGAGGAGAG TGCTTTGGACTTCTTGGCGTTAATGGAGCTGGAAAAACGTCCACTTTCCTCATGCTTACTGGAGACACAAAAGTCACGTATGGAGAAGCATTCCTTTGCAATCACAG TGTGTTGACTGAGATGGACAAGGTGCATCAGCTTATGGGCTACTGTCCCCAGTTCGATGCCCTCAGTGACCTTTTGACTGGACGAGAGCACCTGGAATTTTATGCTCGATTGAGAGGAGTCCCTGAATCATATGTGGCACAG GTCGCTCAGTGGGGTGTGAAAAAGCTGGGACTGACCCAGTATTCTGATCAAGAAGCAGGAAACTACAGTGGAGGCAATAAACGCAAACTGTCAACTGCCATTGCCCTTATAGGAGCTCCACCAGTTATTTTTCTG GATGAGCCCACAACTGGAATGGACCCAAAAGCTAAGCGCTTTCTGTGGAACTGTATCCTGAGTGTCATCAAAGAAGGCAGAGCTGTCATTCTCACATCACACAG TATGGAAGAGTGTGAGGCACTCTGCACACGCATGGCCATCATGGTCAATGGCAGATTCCAGTGCCTGGGTTCAGTGCAGCATCTCAAAAACAG ATTTGGAGATGGCTACACTATTATCCTTCGCTTGTTGACACCCTCAGTAGAACCCTGCCCAGTGGATGCCTATATAAAGAACTCCTTCCCTGGAATAGAGTTAAAGGAGAGACATCACAGTGTTCTACAGTATCAGCTACCATCTCATGCTTGCTCAATTGCTCATGTGTTTGATGTTCTATCAAACAACTATAAAGAGCTTGGAATAGCAGACTATTCCATCTCTCAGACTACACTGGACCAG GTTTTTGTCAACTTTGCCAAAGAACAGACAGATGACGATGGCCATTTAAGAGACGTAACTGTTAATGGTGAATTGGTGGCACCTCAAACCCGCAGACCTCAATCCAGACGAAGTATCCAACCTTACCCAATCCAGTCTACACCGTCTCCAAGTGCTTCTCCTCAACCCAGCAGGTCACCCTCCCCAGCTCCAGCTTCCCATTTGCCTGTGTCAAGCAAATCCACTCAGCCAAGAGCTGGAAGTTCCAAGAAAGAAAGCAAACACAGTGGACAATCCAGAGCAAAGCAATCTCAGCagatacaaatgcagcctgtgCTGGAATCGTCAGTCAGTGAGCAAAAGCTCACAGAGAGTTCTCGGAAGAAGGATCCTACCAAGCTTTTTCTGGTTAAGCCAAAGACACAAGACACTAAGATGTGA